The following are encoded in a window of Roseivirga misakiensis genomic DNA:
- a CDS encoding carboxylate-amine ligase: MDFTLGIEEEYMVIDPETRELVSHEQKIVEAAHRHMEDQVKAEMHQAVVEVGTNICTDIQDAREQVTYLRKTMCEIAKDLGFRIGAAGTHPFSEWKKQLITPNPRYHAIINELQDTARSNLIFGLHVHVGIEDKSMALHIVNQIRYFLPHIYALSTNSPFWEGRNTGFKSFRSKIFDKFPRTGIPPLFESISEYENYVNLLIKTRCIDNAKKIWWDIRVHPFFPTLEVRICDIPLTIDETITIAALIQALSYKLFKLRTQNLNFATYKRDLVNENKWRASRYGLDGKLIDFGKESEINTRILIHELLDFIEDVVDELGSRKEVERTYEILEKGTGADRQLKVYEDTQDFNEVVDYIIKETMFGTE, translated from the coding sequence ATGGATTTTACTTTAGGTATCGAAGAGGAATACATGGTCATAGACCCTGAGACCAGAGAATTAGTATCCCACGAACAAAAAATTGTAGAGGCAGCTCATCGTCATATGGAAGACCAAGTGAAGGCAGAAATGCATCAGGCGGTTGTCGAAGTTGGCACTAATATTTGTACTGATATTCAAGATGCACGTGAACAGGTTACTTACCTGCGGAAGACCATGTGTGAGATAGCCAAAGATTTGGGTTTCAGGATTGGCGCCGCCGGAACTCACCCTTTTTCAGAATGGAAAAAGCAACTCATTACGCCAAACCCTCGGTACCACGCCATTATTAATGAACTTCAGGATACGGCCCGATCTAATCTGATTTTTGGGCTGCATGTCCATGTGGGGATTGAGGATAAATCTATGGCACTGCACATAGTCAACCAAATCAGATATTTTTTACCTCATATTTATGCCCTATCGACCAATTCTCCATTTTGGGAAGGAAGAAATACTGGATTCAAATCTTTTCGTTCTAAAATCTTCGACAAGTTTCCTAGAACAGGAATTCCACCACTTTTCGAAAGCATATCAGAGTATGAGAACTATGTGAACCTTCTCATTAAAACAAGGTGTATAGATAATGCCAAAAAGATTTGGTGGGACATACGAGTTCATCCATTTTTCCCAACACTAGAGGTTAGAATATGTGATATTCCACTAACTATCGATGAGACCATCACTATTGCAGCACTTATTCAAGCATTGTCCTATAAGTTATTCAAGCTCAGGACTCAAAATCTAAATTTTGCCACTTACAAAAGAGACTTAGTCAACGAAAATAAATGGCGAGCGAGTCGATATGGCCTCGACGGAAAGTTGATTGATTTCGGAAAGGAAAGCGAGATTAATACGCGGATACTTATTCATGAGTTACTAGATTTTATAGAGGATGTCGTAGATGAATTAGGCTCACGCAAAGAAGTAGAAAGAACCTATGAGATTCTTGAAAAAGGTACAGGTGCCGACCGTCAATTAAAAGTATACGAAGACACCCAAGATTTTAACGAAGTGGTAGACTACATCATCAAGGAAACCATGTTTGGCACGGAGTGA
- a CDS encoding VTT domain-containing protein: MDNSKREFYSFFSKNIIKGAIYLIVLIGLLILFKSYFKSQYDTIEHAVSDSYYLMFFIFLISEIFVGILPPELFMFWSLDDPWHYYITAVSTMTLVSLFAGWLNYRLGRVLGKKEFFLNIFQKRLKLKKYQQKYDQYGSGLIIVSALTPLPFALISMLTGTLMYPQKKYLLFASFRIIRFVVYGIIVWNLDGVI; encoded by the coding sequence ATGGATAATAGTAAACGCGAGTTTTATAGCTTCTTTTCTAAGAATATCATCAAAGGAGCTATCTATTTGATTGTCCTAATTGGTCTCCTAATACTTTTCAAAAGTTATTTCAAGAGTCAATATGATACCATTGAGCATGCTGTGTCAGATAGCTACTATTTAATGTTTTTCATCTTCCTGATCTCAGAAATATTTGTCGGAATATTGCCTCCTGAACTTTTTATGTTTTGGTCTTTGGATGACCCCTGGCATTACTACATCACTGCAGTTTCAACCATGACCTTGGTTTCGCTCTTCGCTGGCTGGTTAAATTATCGTTTAGGACGAGTTTTAGGTAAGAAGGAATTCTTCTTGAATATATTTCAAAAACGGCTGAAGCTTAAAAAATATCAGCAAAAATATGATCAGTACGGGAGTGGTTTGATTATCGTATCTGCACTAACTCCGCTGCCTTTTGCATTGATAAGTATGCTCACGGGTACGCTCATGTATCCACAAAAGAAGTATCTCCTTTTTGCCTCATTCCGTATCATTCGATTTGTCGTGTACGGGATAATTGTCTGGAATCTCGATGGTGTGATCTAA
- a CDS encoding response regulator, producing MIKILIVEDDFAVRDTLKDFIEFMYDDVEVEEASNGKAANQLIDQNRYDIVITDQMMPDIQGSDLIARNNEKLENEGTWIYVYSGQMESELREKLAPFKNVKVIDKFTNPMFFKEIIDSYKEQNT from the coding sequence ATGATCAAGATACTGATAGTTGAAGATGATTTTGCAGTAAGAGATACACTGAAGGATTTCATAGAATTCATGTATGATGATGTTGAGGTAGAAGAAGCCAGCAACGGAAAAGCGGCTAATCAATTAATTGATCAAAATCGATATGATATCGTAATCACAGATCAAATGATGCCCGATATTCAAGGTTCTGATCTGATCGCCCGCAATAATGAAAAGCTAGAAAATGAAGGCACTTGGATATACGTGTATAGCGGCCAAATGGAGTCAGAACTCCGAGAAAAGCTAGCGCCATTCAAAAATGTAAAAGTCATTGATAAGTTTACCAATCCAATGTTTTTCAAGGAAATAATAGACTCCTATAAGGAACAGAACACTTAA
- a CDS encoding dienelactone hydrolase family protein — protein MNRFFLALGMVLFLSSCKSDDDGGAPQVDLTGKIVIPENTRDTVLFATSVDNISIPIFISIPSAATNLAGTVVMHGSGGNWEDSDTDNDGIDDTVEEWELSNQNEQWKTLLGNEGIVSAFPGSYYRRGTVENAGDWKNPPLQFQISASFVRNHDAYKTLEVLRSLVRADGSAIVTSDNVAILGFSHGATAIQSTLFDTSVIPVDWEWSQSYSGTLYTNEIKPPASLPTDGGFKAGVMYYPGSFHNSYYGNPCSGTSIFQTYADFMIHIASEDSLTPNTNCMLETVGNNGGGTATIHSYEGANHSFDSKTSGIDGSASTLARTRSLIYLKEKLGIN, from the coding sequence ATGAATCGATTTTTTCTTGCCTTGGGCATGGTTCTATTTCTAAGTAGCTGCAAAAGCGATGATGATGGAGGCGCCCCTCAAGTTGACCTCACAGGTAAAATTGTCATTCCAGAAAACACAAGAGATACTGTTTTGTTTGCTACTTCTGTTGACAATATCTCAATCCCTATTTTCATTTCTATTCCTTCAGCGGCCACTAACCTAGCAGGAACTGTTGTTATGCATGGTTCTGGAGGCAATTGGGAAGATTCGGATACTGATAACGATGGCATAGATGATACTGTAGAGGAGTGGGAACTTTCAAACCAAAACGAACAATGGAAAACCTTACTCGGTAATGAAGGTATTGTATCAGCATTTCCTGGAAGCTATTACAGAAGAGGTACAGTCGAAAATGCTGGTGATTGGAAAAACCCACCATTACAGTTTCAAATTAGTGCTTCATTTGTCAGAAATCACGACGCTTATAAAACTCTCGAAGTATTAAGAAGCCTTGTCCGTGCCGATGGTTCTGCAATTGTGACTTCGGATAATGTAGCTATTCTCGGTTTTTCGCATGGCGCTACAGCAATACAAAGTACATTATTCGATACGAGCGTAATTCCTGTTGATTGGGAGTGGTCACAATCCTACAGTGGCACCCTCTATACCAATGAAATTAAGCCTCCGGCTTCACTTCCGACTGACGGAGGATTTAAGGCGGGTGTTATGTATTACCCCGGTTCTTTTCATAATAGCTACTACGGAAACCCTTGCTCAGGAACTAGTATTTTCCAAACCTATGCGGACTTTATGATACATATCGCTTCTGAGGATAGCCTCACTCCTAATACTAATTGTATGTTGGAAACAGTCGGAAATAATGGTGGCGGTACTGCAACTATTCATAGTTACGAAGGGGCAAACCACAGTTTCGATAGTAAGACTTCTGGTATTGATGGTAGCGCAAGTACGCTAGCACGTACTCGTTCATTAATCTATTTGAAAGAGAAATTGGGAATTAATTAA
- a CDS encoding DUF5916 domain-containing protein, whose amino-acid sequence MRIWICLFMLILGQLALAQGIEIKKIDQKIIIDGKVDDLWSYADSAYNFQQYFPMDTSLAYAQSVAKILYDDQFIYVLGVMQNPDGERGYITPSLRRDFFGDANDSFSILIDAFQDNTNAFIFGINPFGVRREGLIANGGSGRNAFSLDWDNKWRGEARQENGYWIAEMAIPLKTLRFSEGQSEWNVNFYRVDSEYAERSTWAPISRNFSIVNLATLREMKWDEPTKKPGSNISFIPYVASGISKDFQNDQPSETNFDAGFDLKYAVTPGLNLDLTVNPDFSQVEVDRQVTNLDRFEIFFPERRQFFLENADLFANYGNRGSRPFFSRRIGVARDETTGQNIQNPIPVGTRLSGKINNNLRLGFLSMQAGREDAASLPSYNYSVLSLQQKVFARSNISFLFVNKQTFENEADYDTDLYARWNRTVGVDYNLASADNRWNGKVFFHKSIEEVQPDQSFSTGFELSFGVPKWSWDISAQSVGENYNPEVGFVRRRDIRQLTNTVRYSFFPKSGGIQRHGPGFDFDMVGNKEFGFLDWDMNILYDINWRSSARFSARLRWQYTFLFNGFDPSGTGGLALPSGEGYHNNLIIASYNSDQRKLINFRVSTRSGEYFNGTRINFEGSLNFRYQPMGFTSINFAYNRIRLPDPYNDANLFLIGPRFDFTFTKKLFWTTFVQYNTQIDNLNINSRLQWRFAPVSDFFLVYTDNYLATNDEGFINIGPSKSRALVFKLTYWLNF is encoded by the coding sequence ATGAGAATTTGGATATGTCTGTTTATGCTGATTCTAGGGCAGTTGGCTTTAGCACAGGGTATTGAGATTAAGAAAATTGATCAAAAAATAATCATTGACGGTAAAGTAGATGATTTGTGGTCTTATGCCGATTCAGCCTATAATTTTCAGCAGTACTTTCCGATGGACACGTCACTTGCTTATGCACAGTCGGTGGCTAAAATTCTTTACGATGATCAGTTCATTTATGTATTAGGGGTGATGCAAAACCCCGATGGCGAAAGAGGCTATATTACACCTTCGCTGAGAAGGGATTTCTTCGGAGATGCTAATGATTCTTTTTCCATCTTAATTGATGCTTTTCAAGACAATACGAATGCCTTTATTTTTGGTATTAATCCATTTGGAGTACGCCGAGAAGGTTTGATAGCTAATGGTGGAAGTGGAAGAAATGCATTTAGCCTAGACTGGGATAATAAATGGAGAGGTGAAGCCCGCCAAGAAAATGGATACTGGATTGCTGAAATGGCGATTCCGCTTAAAACGTTGAGGTTTTCCGAGGGCCAATCGGAATGGAATGTCAATTTTTATCGCGTTGATAGCGAATACGCAGAACGATCGACTTGGGCACCCATTTCGAGGAATTTTTCCATTGTTAACCTAGCTACTTTGAGAGAAATGAAATGGGATGAACCGACTAAAAAGCCAGGTTCGAATATCTCTTTCATTCCATATGTCGCTTCTGGAATAAGTAAAGACTTTCAGAACGATCAGCCTTCTGAAACTAATTTTGATGCTGGATTTGATTTAAAATATGCCGTTACGCCCGGCTTGAATTTAGATTTGACTGTAAACCCTGACTTTTCACAGGTGGAAGTAGATCGGCAAGTGACTAACCTGGATCGATTCGAAATCTTTTTCCCCGAACGGAGACAATTCTTCCTAGAAAATGCCGATCTGTTTGCCAATTATGGTAACCGTGGGTCCAGACCATTTTTCTCCAGAAGGATAGGTGTTGCCAGAGATGAAACGACAGGTCAAAATATTCAGAACCCTATTCCTGTGGGTACGCGGTTGAGCGGTAAAATCAATAATAACTTACGACTGGGTTTTTTATCTATGCAAGCTGGGAGAGAAGATGCCGCGAGTCTTCCATCTTACAACTATTCGGTGCTTTCACTGCAACAAAAAGTATTCGCACGGTCTAATATTTCCTTTCTTTTCGTCAATAAACAGACTTTTGAAAATGAGGCTGACTATGACACCGATCTTTATGCGCGCTGGAATAGGACAGTAGGCGTAGACTACAATTTGGCTTCTGCCGATAACCGCTGGAACGGTAAAGTGTTCTTTCATAAGTCGATAGAGGAAGTGCAGCCCGACCAATCGTTTTCAACTGGGTTTGAACTCAGTTTTGGCGTGCCCAAGTGGTCTTGGGATATCTCAGCGCAATCAGTAGGAGAGAATTATAATCCAGAAGTGGGTTTTGTACGCCGCAGGGATATCAGACAGTTGACCAATACAGTTCGCTACTCGTTTTTCCCAAAGTCGGGAGGGATTCAGCGACATGGACCGGGGTTTGATTTTGACATGGTGGGCAACAAGGAATTCGGATTTCTGGATTGGGACATGAATATCCTGTATGATATTAACTGGCGTAGTTCTGCCAGGTTTAGTGCTAGATTAAGATGGCAGTATACCTTCCTTTTCAACGGTTTTGACCCCAGTGGTACGGGTGGACTCGCGCTACCCAGTGGAGAAGGCTATCATAATAACTTGATCATAGCCAGCTACAATTCAGACCAGCGTAAGCTCATTAATTTTAGGGTCAGTACGAGGTCTGGTGAGTATTTCAATGGAACCAGAATCAATTTTGAAGGGAGCCTGAACTTTAGGTATCAACCTATGGGGTTCACGAGTATTAACTTTGCCTACAATCGTATAAGGCTTCCCGACCCTTATAACGACGCAAATCTTTTCTTGATCGGCCCTCGATTCGACTTTACCTTCACAAAGAAGCTATTTTGGACCACTTTCGTTCAATACAATACCCAAATTGACAATTTGAATATAAATTCTAGGCTCCAATGGCGATTTGCACCAGTATCGGATTTCTTCCTAGTCTATACAGATAATTATTTAGCCACAAACGATGAAGGCTTCATTAATATTGGCCCATCTAAATCTAGGGCCTTAGTTTTTAAGTTGACCTATTGGTTGAATTTTTAG
- a CDS encoding CIA30 family protein gives MISTLYLLIALLSPPSEMVFDFGENKDGYKWAIVNDGVMGGLSRGKAQLTDDSMIFSGTVSLENNGGFTSLRAPYARYDLSQYDQVEIKYRSSGLDCALNVYQYQRFWLPNHKMPIPSSNDAWKTITVDLYDLKEYRMGRRTGRTMSKGAAKNTIRLGFITDSKKPGAFKLEIAYVKFSKKAL, from the coding sequence ATGATTTCAACACTCTATTTACTGATTGCTTTATTAAGTCCACCTTCGGAAATGGTCTTTGATTTTGGTGAAAATAAAGATGGCTACAAGTGGGCCATTGTAAATGATGGAGTTATGGGTGGCCTTTCACGGGGCAAAGCTCAGCTGACAGATGATAGCATGATTTTCTCAGGCACGGTTTCGCTTGAAAATAATGGTGGATTCACTTCATTAAGAGCTCCCTATGCCAGATACGATCTTTCCCAATACGATCAAGTAGAAATCAAGTACAGAAGCAGTGGTTTAGACTGCGCACTGAATGTATACCAATACCAAAGGTTTTGGCTTCCAAATCATAAAATGCCAATACCATCTTCTAACGATGCATGGAAAACTATTACCGTCGATCTTTATGACTTAAAAGAATATCGAATGGGAAGAAGGACAGGGCGCACAATGTCTAAAGGAGCTGCGAAAAACACTATTCGTTTAGGCTTTATCACTGATTCTAAAAAGCCAGGAGCTTTTAAGCTAGAGATCGCTTATGTAAAGTTTTCGAAGAAGGCACTTTAG
- a CDS encoding bestrophin family protein yields the protein MYIKKKYSKKDMAIWTRKETIFFVLMAAIVTVLYEVVGLRWLQLPWTPIALVGTAVAFLISFQNNAAYDRLWEARKIWGGIVNTSRTWTMMVRDMVNNAHTTDPKSQDYLAEERRILVYRQIAWMSALRYALRAEKPWETFKKAKTNKQWSEMLNLQELTVPLEEELSRLISPEEVEYVMSKKNKANALQTLQSQHIKALKDAGLIWEFAFLEMENVLKEFFNLQGKNERIKNFPYPRQYATLGYDFVNLFNMLLPFAIVPEFWKMGQELMETYPDFGGYFIWVAIPVSAVVSWIFNTMQRIGTAGENPFEGSANDVPITTMARGIEIDMREMLDEPKDKIPEPLPAVYNVQM from the coding sequence ATGTATATAAAAAAGAAGTACTCAAAGAAAGACATGGCCATTTGGACGAGAAAAGAGACCATTTTCTTCGTGCTTATGGCTGCCATAGTAACGGTGCTATATGAAGTTGTCGGTTTACGGTGGTTACAATTGCCTTGGACACCTATAGCCCTGGTCGGTACGGCGGTTGCTTTCTTAATCAGTTTCCAGAACAATGCGGCTTACGATCGACTATGGGAAGCTCGAAAAATATGGGGAGGCATAGTAAACACCTCTCGTACTTGGACCATGATGGTTCGAGATATGGTTAATAATGCCCATACAACTGATCCAAAAAGCCAAGACTATTTAGCGGAAGAAAGACGAATTTTAGTGTATAGACAAATTGCTTGGATGAGTGCGCTTCGTTATGCTTTGAGGGCAGAAAAACCCTGGGAAACGTTTAAAAAAGCTAAAACCAATAAGCAATGGAGCGAAATGCTTAACCTGCAAGAACTAACAGTCCCACTGGAAGAAGAGCTTTCTAGATTAATTAGCCCGGAAGAGGTAGAATATGTAATGTCTAAAAAGAATAAGGCTAATGCCCTCCAAACTTTACAGTCTCAGCATATAAAAGCTTTAAAAGATGCTGGTCTGATTTGGGAATTCGCTTTTCTAGAGATGGAAAATGTACTGAAAGAATTCTTCAATCTACAGGGTAAAAATGAACGAATTAAGAACTTCCCTTACCCCCGTCAATATGCCACTTTAGGCTATGATTTTGTAAACCTTTTCAATATGCTACTCCCCTTCGCAATTGTTCCGGAGTTCTGGAAAATGGGTCAAGAGCTAATGGAAACTTACCCTGATTTCGGTGGCTATTTTATCTGGGTAGCTATACCAGTATCAGCTGTAGTATCATGGATTTTTAATACAATGCAGAGAATCGGTACGGCTGGTGAAAACCCGTTTGAAGGATCGGCCAATGATGTACCAATAACAACAATGGCTAGAGGTATAGAGATTGATATGAGGGAAATGTTGGATGAGCCTAAGGATAAAATTCCTGAACCTCTCCCAGCGGTTTATAATGTACAGATGTAA
- a CDS encoding hydroxypyruvate isomerase family protein, producing MKRRDFLNVSALSTGAIMTGVNTIIPSYKPRHEFNLNYAPHFGMFRKSAPGGILNEIDFMAEQGFKSLEDNDMKQRPIAVQEQIADKMKGYGMTMGVFVAHTIFWQEPNLASGKKDWQDQFLKEIKESVDVAKRVNARWMTVVPGHLDLRKDMGYQTANVVDSLRKACELLEPHGLVMVLEPLNPRDHPGLFLSKAAQAYEICKAVNSPSCKILFDIYHQQITEGNLIPNIDNCWDEIAYFQIGDNPGRKEPTSGEINYFNVFKYIHDKGFKGVLGMEHGNSQSGKKGEEAVIDAYISSDSFK from the coding sequence ATGAAAAGGAGAGATTTTTTAAATGTAAGCGCACTTAGTACTGGTGCAATTATGACAGGGGTCAACACAATTATTCCCAGTTACAAACCAAGGCATGAGTTTAACCTAAATTATGCACCCCATTTTGGGATGTTTAGAAAGTCAGCGCCTGGCGGAATCTTGAATGAAATTGATTTTATGGCGGAACAAGGCTTTAAATCCTTGGAAGACAATGACATGAAACAGCGACCTATTGCTGTGCAAGAGCAAATTGCTGATAAAATGAAGGGATATGGCATGACGATGGGGGTGTTCGTAGCCCATACCATTTTTTGGCAAGAACCTAATCTTGCTAGCGGAAAAAAGGACTGGCAAGATCAGTTCCTAAAAGAAATAAAAGAATCAGTCGATGTGGCAAAAAGGGTGAATGCCAGATGGATGACCGTTGTGCCTGGTCATTTAGATCTCAGAAAAGACATGGGGTATCAAACGGCCAATGTGGTGGACAGCCTAAGAAAAGCCTGTGAATTATTAGAACCTCATGGTTTGGTAATGGTCTTAGAACCTTTAAATCCACGTGATCATCCAGGTTTATTCCTGTCGAAGGCTGCTCAAGCTTATGAAATATGTAAGGCGGTCAATAGTCCATCTTGCAAAATCCTCTTCGATATTTACCATCAGCAGATAACTGAAGGCAACTTGATCCCTAACATAGATAACTGCTGGGACGAGATAGCCTACTTTCAAATTGGTGATAACCCTGGGCGTAAAGAGCCTACTTCTGGAGAAATAAACTACTTCAATGTGTTTAAATACATCCATGATAAGGGCTTCAAAGGAGTATTAGGAATGGAGCATGGTAATTCTCAAAGTGGCAAGAAAGGGGAAGAGGCTGTGATAGACGCGTATATCAGTTCAGATAGTTTTAAATAG
- a CDS encoding GNAT family N-acetyltransferase, translating into MKESIVQAIVPPVERSLIEQELNADRFIRNTNKGGNEIYIINHHNSPNTMREIGRLREVAFRDAGGGTGEAIDIDNYDTKERCYEQLIVWSPEDKEIIGGYRFITGDRAYNAETDSFELSTAHYFDFSDRMKKDFLPYAIELGRSWVQPSYQPSVNPRKGLFALANIWDGLGALIVYYADEMHYFFGKVTMYTNYNQEARDILLAFLAHYFPDVHQLSQPKPELFSGYSDELFKENFPTDMPFEEAFRVLQRLLKDRGEWIPPLINIYMNLSSSMMTFGTAHNPEFGDVEETGLLVTIKDIHQNVIDRHCTGYTKPAK; encoded by the coding sequence ATGAAAGAAAGTATTGTGCAAGCCATTGTTCCACCGGTAGAAAGATCGCTTATTGAGCAAGAACTCAATGCTGATCGTTTTATAAGAAATACCAATAAAGGTGGCAACGAGATATATATCATCAATCATCACAACTCGCCGAACACTATGCGGGAAATTGGCCGATTGAGAGAAGTGGCCTTTCGGGATGCAGGCGGAGGAACTGGTGAGGCAATCGACATCGATAATTATGATACCAAGGAAAGATGCTACGAGCAACTCATTGTTTGGAGCCCGGAGGATAAGGAAATCATTGGTGGCTACCGTTTTATCACTGGTGATAGAGCGTATAATGCTGAGACAGACTCCTTCGAACTTTCTACGGCCCACTATTTCGATTTTTCAGATCGGATGAAGAAGGACTTTCTACCCTATGCAATTGAGTTAGGTCGATCTTGGGTTCAGCCAAGCTATCAGCCATCGGTGAATCCTAGGAAAGGGCTTTTCGCTTTAGCAAACATTTGGGATGGCCTAGGTGCCCTGATTGTATATTATGCCGATGAAATGCACTATTTCTTTGGCAAAGTGACCATGTACACTAATTATAACCAAGAAGCTAGAGACATTCTTTTGGCTTTCCTTGCCCATTATTTCCCAGATGTACACCAGCTTTCACAACCCAAACCAGAACTCTTCTCAGGCTATTCTGATGAACTGTTTAAGGAGAATTTTCCTACTGACATGCCTTTTGAAGAAGCCTTCAGAGTATTACAGCGTCTCCTAAAAGATCGGGGCGAGTGGATCCCTCCTTTAATTAACATCTACATGAACCTATCATCCTCTATGATGACTTTTGGCACTGCACATAACCCAGAATTTGGTGATGTTGAAGAGACTGGCCTTTTAGTTACTATAAAGGATATTCACCAAAATGTGATCGATCGGCATTGTACAGGCTATACTAAGCCAGCCAAATAA